Proteins encoded together in one Benincasa hispida cultivar B227 chromosome 1, ASM972705v1, whole genome shotgun sequence window:
- the LOC120086402 gene encoding protein PSK SIMULATOR 1 — MALETWLIKVKNAVSNKFDVVRTSSTTVNFKPTSSKKSPNVGVLAFEIAGLMSKLLHLWNSLSDDNIIRLRNESISLEGVHKIVSNDDDFLLALACAEITENLRLLANSVSRLCIKCDHPDLRSFHRLFNDFADSGRDLHNWILSEKEMECRNKRIERLVTVTSTLHREMDELSIMETGLRKAVASLQSCQQDQNQISLKEQKILDLQQKILWQRQEVKYLKEKSLWNRTFDTVMSILARSIFTTLARIKLVFGLASQFPSSLPRSLSASAAVHPLKNLNDNAKDSDPITKNAFFESNSKLLKPPPTTLGAAGLALHYANLIIVMDKMIKSPQLVGVDARDDLYSMLPNSIRSSLRARLRGVGFTASDPSLAGEWREAMERILGWMSPLAQNMIKWQSERSFEQQNYLALKTNVMLLQTLYFANKDKTEAAITELLVGLNYIWRFEREMTAKALFASNNFITT, encoded by the exons ATGGCTCTCGAAACTTGGCTGATTAAGGTCAAGAACGCCGTCTCCAACAAATTCGACGTGGTTCGAACTTCTTCCACTACCGTCAATTTCAAACCCACGTCGTCTAAGAAATCCCCAAACGTCGGCGTTTTGGCCTTTGAAATTGCTGGCCTTATGTCCAAGCTTTTGCATCTATGGAACTCTCTCTCCGATGACAACATTATTCGTCTTCGAAATGAATCTATTTCTCTTGAAGGAGTCCATAAAATCGTCTCTAATGATGACGATTTTCTCCTTGCCCTCGCTTGCGCTGAAATCACTGAAAATCTTCGACTCCTTGCTAACTCTGTCTCCCGTTTGTGCATCAAATGTGACCATCCCGATCTTCGATCCTTCCATCGCTTGTTCAATGACTTTGCCGACTCCGGTCGCGATCTTCACAATTGG ATATTGAGCGAGAAAGAAATGGAGTGTAGGAACAAgagaattgagagattagttaCAGTGACATCGACTCTTCATAGAGAAATGGATGAGCTTTCAATAATGGAAACTGGGTTAAGAAAAGCAGTAGCAAGTTTACAGTCATGTCAACAAGATCAGAACCAGATTTCTTTGAAAGAGCAAAAGATCTTGGATCTCCAACAGAAGATCTTATGGCAAAGACAAGAAGTAAAGTATCTAAAAGAAAAATCCCTCTGGAACAGAACATTCGACACAGTAATGTCAATTCTAGCAAGGTCAATTTTCACAAcattagcaagaattaaactTGTTTTTGGTTTAGCATCTCAATTCCCATCTTCTCTCCCCCGTAGCCTCTCTGCCTCCGCCGCCGTTCACCCGCTCAAGAACTTGAACGACAACGCCAAGGATTCTGATCCCATCACTAAAAATGCCTTCTTCGAATCGAATTCAAAACTTTTAAAGCCGCCCCCGACCACTCTAGGAGCGGCGGGGTTGGCCTTGCATTATGCCAACTTGATCATAGTCATGGATAAAATGATCAAATCGCCGCAACTTGTGGGTGTCGACGCAAGAGATGATCTTTACTCGATGCTACCGAATAGCATCCGATCGTCGCTGAGAGCACGGTTGAGAGGGGTCGGGTTCACCGCGAGCGATCCGTCGTTGGCGGGAGAATGGAGGGAAGCAATGGAAAGAATATTGGGATGGATGTCGCCATTGGCACAAAACATGATAAAATGGCAAAGTGAAAGAAGCTTTGAGCAGCAAAATTACTTGGCGCTAAAGACTAATGTAATGCTTTTGCAAACGCTTTATTTTGCTAACAAAGACAAGACAGAAGCTGCCATTACAGAATTGCTTGTGGGGTTGAATTATATTTGGAgatttgaaagagaaatgacTGCTAAGGCCTTGTTTGCTAGCAACAATTTCATTACCacatga